The proteins below come from a single Amphiura filiformis chromosome 15, Afil_fr2py, whole genome shotgun sequence genomic window:
- the LOC140171175 gene encoding uncharacterized protein, translated as MAASLVNEANEKWGQMIRDKNAKGLAALYTEDTQVLPTGSPPLIGRGAFEKFAEGVIASGISNAKLLTALLDPTADSVPVGGTFWERGNYTFFNDTGAVMDVGKFVVIWKKVAPGNIQLYIDIFNSNNA; from the exons ATGG CTGCTAGTTTAGTCAACGAAGCTAATGAGAAATGGGGTCAGATGATAAGGGATAAAAACGCAAAAGGCTTGGCAGCTCTTTACACTGAAGATACACAAGTATTACCAACAGGGTCTCCCCCTTTAATTGGAAGAGGAG CTTTTGAAAAATTTGCAGAAGGTGTTATCGCGAGTGGAATAAGCAATGCGAAATTATTGACGGCTCTGCTGGACCCGACAGCAGATAGCGTGCCCGTAGGTGGTACATTCTGGGAGAGAGGAAACTATACCTTTTTCAACGATACGGGTGCTGTCATGGATGTTGGCAA ATTTGTAGTCATCTGGAAGAAAGTTGCTCCTGGAAACATTCAGCTTTACATCGATATCTTCAATTCCAATAATGCATAA